The Streptomyces aurantiacus genome includes a region encoding these proteins:
- a CDS encoding GAF domain-containing sensor histidine kinase, with the protein MSQGPRSGLYAVSSALLAMSRHLEVRDVLKTIVASARELLDAQYAALGVPDDHGGFAQFVVDGVSDAQWKAIGPLPRQHGILAAMLQEARAERLADVRQDPRFEGWPSAHPDMSDFLGLPIRDGDEVIGALFLANKLRPAAGDPSHPAGREPACGFTEDDEELLRILAQHAAIALTNARLYERSRELTIAEERSRLAHELHDAVSQKLFSLRLTAQAAAALVDRDPDRAKGELHQVATLAAEAADELRAAVVELRPAALDEDGLVATLRTQIQVLDRAHTARVTFDSRSVRALPAAQEEAMLRVAQEALHNALRHSGGARVDVTLERRGQGAVLRVSDDGAGFEPRATRRAGRHLGLVSMRDRTNGVGGTLRVESAPGKGTTIEMEVPGG; encoded by the coding sequence ATGAGTCAAGGACCCCGGTCGGGCCTGTACGCGGTGAGTTCCGCGCTGCTCGCGATGAGCAGGCACCTGGAGGTGCGTGACGTCCTCAAGACGATCGTCGCCTCGGCCCGCGAACTGCTCGACGCGCAGTACGCGGCGCTCGGGGTTCCCGACGACCACGGCGGCTTCGCCCAGTTCGTCGTCGACGGTGTCAGTGACGCCCAGTGGAAGGCCATCGGCCCGCTTCCGCGCCAGCACGGCATCCTCGCCGCGATGCTGCAGGAGGCCCGCGCCGAGCGCCTCGCCGACGTGCGCCAGGATCCGCGCTTCGAGGGCTGGCCCTCCGCCCACCCCGACATGTCCGATTTCCTGGGCCTGCCCATCCGCGACGGCGACGAGGTCATCGGCGCCCTCTTCCTCGCCAACAAGCTGCGTCCCGCGGCGGGCGACCCCTCACACCCCGCGGGCCGCGAGCCGGCCTGCGGCTTCACCGAGGACGACGAGGAACTGCTGCGGATCCTCGCCCAGCACGCCGCGATCGCCCTCACGAACGCCCGCCTGTACGAGCGCAGCCGCGAGCTGACCATCGCCGAGGAGCGGTCCCGCCTCGCCCACGAACTGCACGACGCCGTCAGCCAGAAGCTGTTCTCCCTGCGCCTCACCGCCCAGGCCGCCGCGGCCCTGGTGGACCGCGACCCGGACCGCGCCAAGGGGGAACTGCACCAGGTGGCGACGCTGGCCGCCGAGGCCGCCGACGAACTGCGCGCCGCCGTGGTGGAGCTGCGCCCCGCCGCCCTCGACGAGGACGGCCTGGTCGCCACGCTGCGCACCCAGATACAGGTCCTCGACCGGGCCCACACCGCGCGCGTGACCTTCGACAGCCGGAGTGTCCGCGCGCTGCCCGCAGCCCAGGAGGAGGCCATGCTGCGGGTCGCCCAGGAGGCCCTGCACAACGCGCTGCGGCACTCCGGCGGAGCCCGCGTCGACGTCACCCTGGAGAGGCGGGGCCAGGGCGCCGTGCTGCGCGTCAGCGACGACGGCGCCGGCTTCGAGCCCCGGGCGACCCGCCGCGCGGGCCGCCATCTCGGCCTGGTGTCCATGCGTGACCGTACGAACGGCGTCGGAGGCACGCTCAGGGTGGAATCGGCGCCCGGAAAGGGCACCACGATCGAGATGGAGGTCCCTGGTGGCTGA